One segment of Anatilimnocola aggregata DNA contains the following:
- a CDS encoding ABC transporter permease, which translates to MSELADPAAIQQLLTSLSLAIGSGLIAVSFGLPLAVMLSRLHIAGGRIAWAIIAALLFAPLYVHLAGWDAVGAWLGLFGRNAPQAVLSGLPIAIWVHGVAAVPWAVVLITVGLTQVPRSEEEQALLELPLTAVLWQIIVPRAMPWIVTAGFFAAVSSWYEMTVTNVYLVPTVTEGVYNRIAGNFVNESIYPFPAYAVCAGLIVMAAYSTRVLLLGDYRQLEQSPIRWSVNRTQIISSAIVWLMLVLLAGVPLLVLVRQAGLSTRIVGSEALREWSLQSLGSTLWRTLLVTRMDFWWTFVAGASAATLSLMLAVPVAWWARGENWRYALVFLVAFFLLAIPGPFIGLAIIKLLNQPALPALAFLYDRTVFAPALAQAIRALPLVLLVVWHAVAQFDRSQLEAAQLDGCGPWEILWRIVLPQRLLALLVAWLLGLTIAIGDVSCSLLVIPAGKDLIQRRLFGMIHSGVDNQVAAACLLILLVAGFAGAASAKFRVQV; encoded by the coding sequence GTGAGCGAGCTCGCTGATCCCGCTGCTATTCAGCAACTGCTGACTTCTCTCTCGCTGGCAATCGGATCGGGACTGATCGCCGTTTCCTTCGGCCTGCCGCTGGCGGTGATGCTCTCGCGACTGCACATTGCCGGGGGGCGCATCGCCTGGGCCATCATCGCCGCGCTGCTGTTCGCTCCGCTCTATGTTCATCTTGCCGGTTGGGATGCCGTCGGGGCCTGGCTGGGGCTGTTTGGTCGTAATGCACCACAAGCAGTGCTCAGTGGTTTGCCCATCGCGATCTGGGTGCATGGAGTGGCTGCAGTTCCGTGGGCTGTGGTGTTGATTACCGTTGGCCTGACGCAAGTCCCGCGCAGTGAAGAAGAGCAAGCGCTGCTCGAGTTGCCGCTGACTGCGGTGCTGTGGCAAATCATCGTGCCTCGGGCCATGCCCTGGATTGTTACCGCGGGCTTCTTTGCTGCGGTCAGTTCGTGGTACGAGATGACAGTCACGAACGTCTATTTGGTGCCGACGGTGACCGAAGGCGTTTACAATCGCATCGCTGGGAACTTCGTCAACGAAAGCATCTATCCGTTTCCTGCCTATGCGGTATGCGCCGGCTTGATCGTCATGGCTGCCTATTCCACTCGCGTGCTGCTGCTCGGCGACTATCGCCAGCTGGAACAATCGCCTATCCGCTGGTCGGTGAATCGAACGCAGATTATTTCATCGGCAATCGTCTGGTTGATGCTGGTGCTACTCGCCGGAGTTCCGTTGCTGGTTCTCGTTCGCCAGGCTGGCCTGTCGACTCGCATTGTGGGGAGCGAAGCGCTGCGCGAGTGGAGTCTGCAATCGCTCGGGTCGACGCTCTGGCGAACGCTGCTGGTGACGCGCATGGACTTCTGGTGGACGTTTGTGGCGGGGGCCAGCGCCGCCACGCTCTCACTGATGCTCGCAGTCCCAGTTGCCTGGTGGGCGCGCGGGGAGAACTGGAGATACGCTCTCGTGTTCCTCGTCGCGTTTTTTTTGCTGGCGATTCCCGGCCCTTTCATTGGTTTGGCGATCATCAAACTGCTCAATCAGCCGGCGCTCCCTGCTTTGGCCTTCCTGTATGACCGGACCGTGTTCGCCCCAGCCCTCGCGCAGGCCATTCGCGCCCTGCCCCTCGTCCTGCTGGTGGTCTGGCATGCCGTGGCCCAATTTGACCGTTCCCAACTGGAGGCCGCCCAACTCGACGGCTGCGGCCCCTGGGAAATTCTCTGGCGAATCGTCCTTCCCCAGCGTCTTTTGGCACTGCTTGTCGCCTGGCTCCTGGGGCTGACGATTGCCATTGGCGATGTCTCCTGCTCGCTCCTTGTCATTCCCGCCGGCAAAGACCTGATCCAGCGCCGACTCTTTGGCATGATCCATTCTGGGGTCGATAATCAGGTGGCTGCTGCCTGCCTGCTCATTCTGCTGGTCGCTGGGTTTGCCGGGGCAGCCAGTGCAAAGTTTAGGGTTCAAGTTTGA
- a CDS encoding flagellar export chaperone FliS, translating to MTDPRNAYLETQISTATPQKLRLMLIEGGIRKAQAVCDHWEHGRQEDGLQSLHHCQAIAQELYAGIRDDGSPLVQQVFAIYGFVIKELIEAELDLDAARVTGVLNVLQEERQTWQELCQTMPEAPVARDSYSATSQEVVAPQRVDAGNYSTGYFAPHMSSSFAPTASSGFSLEG from the coding sequence ATGACCGACCCCCGCAACGCCTATCTCGAAACCCAAATCTCGACCGCGACTCCGCAAAAGCTCCGGCTAATGCTGATCGAGGGGGGGATTCGTAAGGCTCAAGCGGTCTGCGATCATTGGGAACATGGGCGGCAAGAGGATGGTCTCCAATCGCTCCACCATTGCCAGGCGATTGCCCAGGAACTGTACGCTGGGATTCGCGACGACGGGAGCCCGCTCGTCCAGCAAGTGTTCGCGATCTATGGCTTTGTGATCAAGGAACTGATCGAAGCCGAACTCGACTTGGATGCTGCTCGCGTGACTGGGGTTCTGAACGTGCTGCAAGAAGAGCGTCAAACCTGGCAGGAACTTTGCCAGACGATGCCCGAAGCACCCGTGGCGCGGGACTCTTATTCCGCCACTTCGCAGGAAGTAGTCGCACCCCAGCGGGTTGACGCCGGCAACTACTCCACCGGTTATTTCGCACCCCACATGTCGAGCTCATTTGCCCCGACAGCCAGCAGCGGCTTCTCGCTCGAAGGCTAG
- a CDS encoding NAD(+)/NADH kinase, whose amino-acid sequence MQAAFSADETPAWKNTAGRRPRVMLLGSGDRPNVLAGAAEIRPLVSANCELVHEDFHYRPELALPPADFAVVLGGDGSILRAAKLMGSNQLPIMGINMGKLGFLAWHSPQDVAERLPNVAQGNCRVVEHLMFHCSLVRKGAVLERHLGLNEAVIASGFPFTLLNVHLYVDGELATTYSCDGLIISTPVGSTAHSLSAGGPILRSTLAGFVICPISPHTLTVRPVVDTAERIYEMEVLQPNEGTSLVVDGRVIGPLLPGDRVRVERADSTFKLIASQEHSYYHTLQDKLGWAGNIYRK is encoded by the coding sequence ATGCAAGCCGCGTTTTCTGCCGACGAAACTCCCGCGTGGAAAAATACCGCGGGCCGCCGTCCGCGCGTGATGCTGCTGGGCTCTGGCGACCGGCCCAATGTGCTGGCAGGGGCCGCTGAAATTCGTCCGCTGGTCAGCGCCAACTGCGAGTTGGTGCACGAAGATTTTCACTATCGGCCCGAACTGGCTCTTCCGCCCGCCGATTTTGCGGTCGTCTTGGGCGGCGATGGCTCCATCTTGCGGGCCGCGAAGTTGATGGGGAGCAATCAGCTGCCGATCATGGGCATCAACATGGGCAAGCTTGGCTTTCTCGCCTGGCACAGCCCGCAAGACGTGGCCGAGCGCTTGCCCAATGTGGCCCAAGGAAACTGCCGCGTCGTCGAACACCTGATGTTCCACTGCTCGCTGGTACGCAAGGGCGCGGTGCTCGAACGGCATCTCGGCCTTAACGAGGCGGTCATCGCCTCAGGCTTTCCCTTCACCCTGCTGAACGTCCACCTGTATGTCGATGGCGAACTCGCCACCACCTATAGCTGCGATGGTCTCATTATCAGCACGCCGGTCGGCTCGACAGCCCACAGCTTGTCGGCGGGTGGGCCGATCCTCCGCAGTACGCTAGCAGGCTTCGTCATCTGCCCCATCAGCCCGCATACGCTGACCGTGCGCCCAGTCGTCGATACTGCGGAGCGGATTTACGAAATGGAAGTGCTGCAGCCCAACGAAGGAACCTCGCTGGTGGTCGATGGTCGCGTCATCGGCCCGCTGCTACCTGGCGACCGCGTTCGAGTCGAGCGGGCTGATAGCACCTTCAAATTGATTGCTTCGCAGGAGCATAGCTACTATCACACGTTGCAGGACAAACTGGGCTGGGCGGGAAATATCTATCGCAAGTAA
- a CDS encoding ABC transporter ATP-binding protein, which translates to MTASPTDSDIAEPISIPTGPSNWALILRMLALGWRYRWGCIRLLVLQGLLLLTALSCLGLTGLGIDLIRHFADPDNVPMTPFPFGLAPPTGWSPMAQVALIAGLILALELTRGALNYTYALSAGYLVHTRIVVDLRAQVYDKLQRLSFNFFDANATGSIINRVTGDVQSVRAFVDGVLIQLVILTLSLIGYMSYMLTIHPLLTFACLATTPIMWLVTAIFSRMVRPLYDRNRELVDNVVLRLAESIQGVQVIKGFGREQEEIAQFAKDNREVKDQQQGIFWRVSIFGPIIGYMTQLNLVILLAYGGYLVSRGELPLGSGLIVFAGLLQQFSSQVANLTNIANSVQQSLSGARRVFEILDAPIHVQNPVNPTPIGRARGDVALENVWFEYVPGAPVLSDISVKIAAGTRIAILGATGAGKSTLLSLLCRFYDPTRGRITLDGHDLRDLDLDELRQNIGLVFQETFLFSNTVAANIAFGHPGASQEQVETAAKIAAAHEFIVDLPDGYQTVLGESGLDLSGGQRQRLAIARAVLLNPALLLLDDPAAAIDPHTEHEILGAIEQAMSGRTTFIVAHRLSTLRACDLVMVLEEGRIVQFGTHDELLKQTGHYRLAAESQFAEV; encoded by the coding sequence TTGACTGCATCGCCCACAGATTCTGATATCGCCGAGCCCATCAGCATCCCCACGGGGCCGTCGAACTGGGCGCTCATTCTTCGCATGCTCGCGCTGGGGTGGCGTTATCGCTGGGGTTGCATTCGCCTGCTGGTGCTACAAGGTCTACTGCTCCTGACCGCGCTGTCGTGCCTCGGCTTGACCGGCTTGGGCATCGATTTGATCCGGCATTTTGCCGATCCCGATAACGTGCCGATGACGCCGTTTCCGTTCGGCCTGGCACCGCCGACCGGTTGGTCCCCCATGGCGCAGGTGGCCTTGATTGCCGGGTTGATCTTGGCCTTAGAACTGACGCGCGGCGCGCTGAACTATACGTACGCGTTGTCGGCCGGTTACCTCGTACACACGCGGATCGTTGTCGATCTGCGGGCGCAGGTTTACGACAAGTTGCAACGACTGTCGTTCAATTTCTTCGATGCCAACGCCACGGGCTCGATCATTAACCGCGTAACCGGCGACGTACAATCGGTGCGTGCGTTCGTCGATGGCGTGCTGATTCAGCTGGTCATTCTCACGTTGTCGCTCATTGGCTACATGAGCTACATGCTGACGATCCATCCGCTGCTGACATTCGCCTGCCTCGCGACCACACCCATCATGTGGCTGGTGACGGCCATCTTCTCGCGGATGGTCCGCCCGCTGTACGACCGCAATCGCGAACTGGTCGACAACGTCGTCCTGCGACTGGCCGAGAGCATTCAAGGCGTGCAGGTGATTAAGGGCTTTGGCCGGGAGCAAGAAGAGATCGCGCAGTTCGCCAAGGACAATCGCGAAGTGAAAGACCAACAGCAGGGCATCTTCTGGCGAGTCTCGATCTTCGGCCCGATCATCGGCTATATGACGCAACTGAACCTCGTCATTCTGCTGGCCTATGGCGGCTATCTTGTTTCGCGCGGCGAGCTGCCTCTGGGTTCTGGGTTGATCGTCTTCGCCGGTTTGCTGCAGCAGTTCTCTAGCCAGGTGGCGAACCTGACGAACATCGCCAACAGCGTGCAGCAGAGCCTCAGTGGTGCGCGGCGGGTGTTCGAGATTCTCGATGCTCCGATTCACGTGCAGAACCCCGTGAATCCCACACCGATTGGCCGCGCGCGAGGGGACGTCGCGTTGGAGAATGTGTGGTTCGAATATGTTCCCGGTGCGCCCGTGCTGAGCGACATCAGCGTAAAGATTGCCGCAGGCACTCGCATTGCCATATTGGGTGCGACCGGAGCTGGCAAGAGTACGCTGCTGAGTCTGCTCTGTCGCTTTTACGATCCGACCCGCGGCCGCATCACGCTCGATGGTCACGACCTGCGCGATCTCGATCTGGATGAGCTGCGGCAGAATATCGGGCTCGTGTTTCAAGAGACGTTTCTTTTTAGCAATACGGTTGCCGCCAATATTGCGTTCGGTCATCCTGGGGCCTCGCAGGAGCAAGTCGAAACAGCTGCTAAGATCGCCGCGGCCCACGAGTTCATTGTCGATTTGCCCGATGGTTATCAAACTGTGCTGGGCGAAAGCGGACTCGATCTTTCCGGCGGCCAGCGACAACGGCTGGCCATCGCCCGGGCCGTGCTGCTCAATCCCGCGCTTTTGCTACTCGACGACCCTGCGGCTGCCATCGACCCACACACCGAGCACGAAATTCTCGGCGCGATCGAACAAGCCATGAGTGGCCGCACCACGTTCATTGTCGCGCACCGCCTCAGCACTTTGAGAGCGTGCGATCTGGTGATGGTGCTCGAAGAAGGACGCATCGTGCAGTTCGGCACGCATGACGAACTTCTCAAGCAGACCGGGCACTATCGACTGGCAGCGGAATCGCAGTTTGCAGAAGTGTAG
- a CDS encoding CotH kinase family protein, which produces MPESGSLQRRTFLALTVGGTLAGWQGLSLSASGQQNSPLPRKQSKTPDASDAFFINGEIPSMKIFIEDGELNKLRGNLRAYVKCRVLENDKTEYKDVGVKCKGAAGSFRNIDDRPALTLNFDKYIREQNFHAMDKIHLNNSVQDPTYMHEILCSDINLAAGVPCARASHARVWINNRDLGFYGLKEGFDKKFLKRHWTNGTGNYYDGGFCQDIDAALEKDEGKGVDDRSDLKALVDACRNGDPAKRWPLVNELLDVDAFLRFMALELMCCHWDGYCNNRNNYRVYFDPTTKKAYFMPHGMDQMFGDTNANIMHHPGALVANTVMHNPEWRARYRDIVNEVMPLFNPPDKLHQRLDQIHARTRPVLAAINENVAKDHDNHVKGLKDRLTNRAKNLLQQNSTVEPRPLKFDGNGIAKLPTWGPKPASDALLGEETPDGVKCFVIGVGPSGRSADSFRTKVLLSAGTYKLQGRARVAEVAAVAESPGTGAGLRISGGQRTNKLEGTTDWTNLEHEIVVSNPTQELELVAELRATKGKVWFDAGSLQIAKVNK; this is translated from the coding sequence ATGCCTGAATCAGGAAGCTTGCAGCGCCGGACGTTTCTCGCGTTAACCGTGGGTGGCACTCTGGCCGGTTGGCAAGGACTATCGCTTTCGGCCAGCGGGCAGCAGAACAGCCCCTTGCCGCGCAAGCAAAGCAAAACGCCGGACGCCAGCGACGCATTCTTCATCAATGGCGAAATTCCCTCGATGAAGATTTTCATCGAAGATGGCGAACTCAATAAACTGCGTGGGAACCTGCGGGCATACGTTAAATGCCGCGTGCTCGAAAACGACAAGACCGAGTACAAAGACGTCGGCGTGAAGTGCAAAGGGGCTGCGGGGAGCTTTCGAAATATCGACGACCGCCCGGCCCTGACGCTGAATTTCGACAAGTACATTCGCGAGCAGAATTTTCATGCGATGGACAAGATCCATCTCAACAACAGCGTGCAGGATCCGACCTACATGCACGAGATTCTGTGCAGCGACATCAACCTGGCCGCCGGTGTTCCCTGCGCCCGCGCGTCCCATGCTCGCGTCTGGATCAACAATCGCGACCTTGGTTTTTACGGCTTGAAAGAGGGCTTCGATAAGAAGTTTCTCAAGCGGCATTGGACCAACGGCACTGGCAACTATTACGACGGCGGCTTCTGCCAGGACATTGATGCAGCCCTGGAGAAAGACGAGGGCAAGGGGGTAGACGACCGGAGCGACCTGAAGGCGCTCGTCGATGCCTGCCGCAATGGCGACCCAGCCAAGCGCTGGCCGCTTGTCAATGAACTGCTCGATGTCGATGCCTTTCTGCGGTTCATGGCGCTCGAACTGATGTGCTGCCACTGGGACGGTTACTGTAACAACCGCAACAACTACCGCGTCTATTTCGATCCGACGACGAAGAAGGCCTACTTCATGCCGCACGGCATGGACCAGATGTTCGGCGACACAAACGCCAACATCATGCATCATCCCGGTGCGCTCGTCGCCAACACGGTGATGCACAATCCCGAATGGCGCGCCCGCTATCGCGACATCGTCAACGAAGTAATGCCCCTCTTCAATCCGCCGGATAAGCTCCATCAACGACTCGACCAGATTCATGCCCGCACGCGACCGGTGTTGGCGGCAATCAACGAGAACGTGGCCAAGGATCACGACAATCATGTGAAGGGACTGAAGGATCGGTTGACGAACCGCGCCAAGAATCTGCTGCAACAAAACTCCACTGTCGAGCCCCGCCCGCTGAAGTTCGATGGCAACGGAATCGCCAAACTGCCCACCTGGGGACCCAAGCCCGCCAGCGATGCGTTGCTGGGCGAAGAGACTCCAGACGGCGTGAAATGTTTTGTGATTGGCGTTGGCCCCAGCGGACGAAGCGCCGATTCGTTCCGTACGAAGGTCTTGCTCTCAGCGGGTACTTATAAACTGCAAGGCCGCGCGCGGGTCGCCGAAGTTGCCGCAGTCGCTGAATCGCCGGGCACAGGTGCAGGGCTGCGGATCTCTGGTGGCCAGCGAACGAATAAACTGGAAGGGACGACCGACTGGACGAACCTTGAGCACGAGATTGTTGTCAGTAATCCAACACAGGAGTTGGAACTGGTCGCCGAACTGCGAGCCACCAAGGGCAAAGTGTGGTTCGATGCCGGTTCGCTGCAAATTGCCAAGGTGAATAAGTAA
- the rpsD gene encoding 30S ribosomal protein S4 codes for MARYHGPKARINRRLGALIYESAGAAKALERRDNPPGMHVKGGRRLSNWGKASAEKQKIKHYYGLGERQLRKYYHMVASKKGNTGEQLLTLCERRLDNVIRRAGFTKTRPQARQGIVHGHFFVNGVKVTSPSYQLRQGDVITVRAKEPIYNLYKGVLSEGGANTPDFVSFDGETLRATLLAVPGPNDFSLPVDVNIVVEFLSR; via the coding sequence ATGGCTCGTTATCATGGTCCGAAGGCCCGTATCAATCGTCGTTTGGGTGCGCTGATTTATGAATCGGCAGGTGCCGCCAAGGCCCTGGAGCGCCGCGACAACCCTCCTGGTATGCACGTGAAGGGTGGCCGCCGCTTGTCGAACTGGGGTAAAGCCTCGGCCGAGAAGCAGAAAATCAAGCACTATTACGGCCTCGGCGAACGCCAACTTCGTAAGTACTACCACATGGTGGCCTCGAAGAAGGGCAACACGGGCGAGCAGCTCCTGACACTGTGCGAACGCCGGTTGGATAACGTCATCCGCCGCGCTGGCTTCACCAAGACCCGTCCACAAGCCCGCCAGGGAATTGTGCACGGTCACTTCTTTGTGAACGGCGTCAAAGTGACCAGCCCCAGCTATCAACTCCGTCAGGGTGACGTGATCACGGTTCGCGCGAAGGAACCGATCTACAACCTGTACAAGGGTGTGCTGAGCGAAGGCGGGGCCAACACTCCCGATTTCGTCTCGTTCGACGGTGAAACCCTGCGGGCAACCCTGCTGGCCGTCCCCGGCCCGAACGACTTCAGCTTGCCGGTCGACGTGAATATCGTCGTCGAATTCCTCTCCCGCTAA
- the fliM gene encoding flagellar motor switch protein FliM, with amino-acid sequence MADEVLSQAEVESLLSQMEAGGGRAVAAPAMAAPAAGAAAINKAPRTREKVTPYDFKRPERVGKEQMRALQSLHEGFGRNFGAAMSALLRSIVDVKLTSVDQLTYSEFVFSLENPTYFNVLRAEPLEGNLILDINPSILYPIIDRLLGGGKEAGPVARRPLTEIELRLVSRITQLFLNELKRAWENVLALKLSVERVESNPQLVQIVPPNEVVVLISFELMLGDIRGMINLCIPYNSIERIGSKLTSNSWASYGKQTVSAASIAQISRQIDRSLVDVVVTMAETRITTEDLIGLRVGDIITTDHDIRSPLQVAVQDVTKFHASPGAFKGQKAIRIDATLPPEKKLG; translated from the coding sequence GTGGCAGACGAAGTCCTCAGCCAGGCCGAAGTCGAAAGCCTGCTCAGTCAGATGGAAGCTGGCGGTGGCCGCGCGGTTGCTGCGCCCGCAATGGCTGCTCCTGCTGCCGGCGCTGCCGCCATCAACAAAGCTCCCCGTACGCGCGAAAAGGTCACCCCCTACGACTTCAAGCGTCCCGAACGCGTCGGCAAAGAGCAGATGCGAGCGCTCCAGTCGCTGCACGAAGGGTTTGGCCGGAACTTCGGCGCCGCGATGTCGGCCCTCTTGCGCAGCATTGTCGATGTGAAGCTCACCAGCGTCGATCAGCTTACATACAGCGAGTTTGTCTTCAGTCTCGAAAACCCCACGTACTTCAATGTTCTTCGCGCCGAGCCGCTCGAAGGCAACCTGATTCTCGATATCAACCCATCGATTCTCTATCCAATCATCGACCGCCTGCTGGGTGGTGGCAAAGAGGCGGGGCCGGTTGCTCGTCGCCCGCTCACGGAAATCGAATTGCGGCTGGTCTCGCGGATCACACAACTGTTTTTGAACGAGCTGAAACGAGCCTGGGAGAACGTCCTCGCCCTTAAACTGTCTGTCGAGCGCGTCGAGAGCAATCCGCAGCTCGTGCAGATTGTGCCGCCGAACGAAGTCGTCGTGCTGATCAGTTTCGAACTGATGCTCGGCGATATTCGGGGCATGATCAACCTGTGCATTCCTTACAATTCGATCGAGCGCATCGGCAGCAAGCTCACCTCGAATAGTTGGGCCAGCTACGGCAAACAGACGGTCTCCGCCGCGTCGATCGCGCAAATCAGCAGGCAGATCGACCGTTCGCTGGTCGACGTCGTGGTGACCATGGCCGAAACGCGAATCACGACCGAAGATCTCATTGGTCTGCGCGTAGGCGATATCATCACCACCGATCACGACATCCGCTCGCCGCTGCAAGTGGCCGTGCAAGACGTGACCAAGTTTCACGCCAGCCCCGGCGCCTTCAAGGGGCAAAAAGCCATCCGCATCGACGCTACCCTGCCGCCGGAAAAGAAGCTCGGTTGA
- the lpdA gene encoding dihydrolipoyl dehydrogenase: MHTPVVVLGGGPGGYAAAFFAADEGLEVTIVEQEGKLGGTCLLRGCIPSKALLHVARVLSEVEELNKDWGITFGQPQLDIEKLRGRKDKVISSLSGGLKNLAKQRKVKVITAKGVFENSTTLKLEGDDPSIPEDRTLTFDQCIVATGSLPAMPASFDIGSDRVMDSTGALRLADVPESMLVIGGGYIGLEMGTVYARLGSKVSVVEALDGILLAADRDLVKPLQKHLMKLFEDRIFLNTKVGSLGLRDNKVEVAFEGPGKFGVERYDRVLVAVGRKPNTRGIGLENTSVVVTPRGFIQVEKSMRTADPHILAIGDVAGDPMLAHKASHEARVAVEAVLGKPASFDKLCIPAVVFTDPELAWCGLTQQEAEKAGRVVDIAVYPWAASGKAIALGRTEGLTKLVIDPETERVLGCGIVGPGAGDLISEAALAIEMGCEARDLAETVHPHPTLSETLMNASETFFGTATEIYKPKRHRDPPSEGGTAETATP, encoded by the coding sequence ATGCATACTCCTGTGGTTGTTCTCGGTGGTGGTCCCGGCGGCTATGCCGCAGCCTTTTTCGCAGCTGACGAGGGGCTGGAGGTCACCATCGTCGAGCAAGAAGGCAAACTCGGCGGCACCTGCTTGCTGCGCGGCTGCATACCCTCAAAGGCTCTGCTCCACGTGGCCCGCGTTCTTTCCGAAGTGGAAGAACTGAACAAGGATTGGGGCATCACGTTTGGCCAGCCTCAGCTCGATATCGAAAAGTTGCGCGGCCGCAAAGACAAAGTCATTTCGTCCCTCTCGGGCGGGCTAAAGAATCTCGCCAAGCAGCGGAAGGTGAAAGTCATCACCGCCAAAGGCGTGTTCGAAAATTCGACCACCCTCAAGCTGGAAGGTGACGATCCCTCGATTCCCGAAGATCGTACGCTCACGTTTGACCAATGCATTGTCGCGACCGGTTCGCTCCCTGCGATGCCCGCCAGCTTCGATATTGGTTCCGACCGCGTGATGGACAGCACCGGCGCACTGCGCTTGGCCGACGTGCCGGAATCGATGCTCGTCATCGGCGGCGGTTATATCGGCCTCGAAATGGGTACCGTCTATGCCCGCCTGGGTTCCAAGGTGAGCGTGGTCGAAGCTCTCGATGGCATCCTCCTCGCTGCCGATCGCGACCTCGTGAAGCCGCTGCAAAAGCATCTGATGAAGCTGTTCGAAGATCGCATCTTCCTGAACACCAAGGTCGGCTCGCTCGGCCTGCGCGATAATAAAGTCGAAGTCGCCTTCGAAGGGCCCGGCAAGTTTGGTGTCGAGCGCTACGACCGCGTGCTGGTGGCTGTCGGTCGCAAGCCGAACACTCGTGGCATCGGTTTGGAAAACACCAGCGTCGTTGTCACGCCGCGCGGCTTCATCCAAGTCGAAAAGTCGATGCGCACGGCCGACCCGCACATCCTCGCCATTGGCGACGTTGCCGGCGATCCGATGCTTGCGCACAAAGCTTCGCACGAAGCCCGCGTGGCGGTCGAAGCTGTGCTCGGCAAGCCCGCGTCGTTCGATAAGCTCTGCATCCCAGCTGTCGTCTTCACCGATCCCGAACTCGCCTGGTGCGGTCTCACCCAGCAAGAGGCCGAGAAGGCTGGCCGAGTCGTCGACATCGCCGTTTATCCTTGGGCCGCCAGTGGCAAAGCCATCGCCCTGGGGCGAACCGAAGGGCTTACGAAGCTCGTCATCGATCCCGAGACCGAGCGCGTGTTGGGCTGCGGGATCGTCGGCCCCGGCGCTGGCGATCTCATATCCGAGGCAGCACTCGCCATCGAGATGGGCTGCGAAGCTCGCGACCTGGCCGAGACCGTCCACCCGCACCCCACGCTGAGCGAAACCTTGATGAACGCCAGCGAAACCTTCTTCGGTACCGCCACCGAAATCTACAAGCCCAAGCGGCACCGCGATCCACCGAGCGAGGGTGGCACGGCAGAAACGGCGACACCCTAA
- a CDS encoding menaquinone biosynthesis family protein codes for MSATTSSAEKLIRVGHSPDPDDAFMFYALAKDCLDTGKFRFTHELVDIETLNRRAFSGELELTALSLHAYAYLADKYMICTCGASMGDNYGPMVIAREARDIASLKGQTIAVPGTLTTAFLALKLCIGNDFKHVVVPFDEILNVTEKGEFEGQKIDAGLCIHEGQLTYGEQNLHLIVDLGKWWMKETGLPLPLGANGIRKDLGTDDIREVNRILKESIAYGLEHRGKALDYAQGYGRGLDRAKADEFVGMYVNDWTLDFGPRGRAAVKELLKRGYEAGVIPKLVEPEFVD; via the coding sequence ATGTCTGCAACCACTTCATCCGCCGAAAAGCTCATCCGCGTTGGCCACAGCCCCGACCCCGATGATGCGTTCATGTTCTACGCGCTCGCCAAGGATTGCCTCGATACCGGCAAGTTCCGCTTCACACACGAGCTGGTCGATATCGAAACGCTCAATCGCCGGGCTTTCAGCGGCGAGCTCGAATTGACCGCCCTCAGCCTGCATGCGTACGCGTACCTGGCCGACAAATACATGATCTGCACCTGCGGCGCAAGCATGGGGGACAACTACGGCCCCATGGTCATCGCCCGCGAAGCCCGCGATATCGCCTCCCTCAAGGGGCAAACAATCGCCGTCCCCGGCACACTTACCACGGCCTTCCTCGCGCTCAAGCTCTGCATCGGCAACGACTTCAAGCATGTCGTCGTGCCGTTCGACGAGATTTTGAACGTCACCGAGAAGGGTGAATTCGAAGGGCAAAAAATCGACGCCGGCCTCTGCATTCACGAAGGGCAGCTGACCTACGGCGAGCAGAACCTGCACCTGATCGTCGACCTGGGCAAATGGTGGATGAAAGAAACCGGGCTGCCGCTGCCGCTCGGTGCCAACGGCATTCGCAAGGATCTGGGTACCGACGACATTCGCGAAGTGAATCGCATTCTGAAAGAGAGCATTGCCTACGGCCTCGAACATCGCGGCAAGGCGCTCGACTATGCCCAAGGCTACGGCCGCGGACTCGACCGCGCCAAGGCCGATGAGTTCGTCGGCATGTACGTCAACGATTGGACGCTCGACTTCGGCCCCCGCGGTCGCGCTGCCGTCAAAGAACTTCTCAAACGCGGTTACGAAGCGGGTGTAATTCCCAAACTCGTCGAACCCGAATTCGTCGATTAG